The following proteins are co-located in the Leptospira weilii genome:
- the infB gene encoding translation initiation factor IF-2 produces MEDKNKTIKETLQGAADAGKRKKLIIKKKGDENSASSPSASPKKETIAESAPAKPVIPLPSRGDSGQSPIVRPAPSASKEVKYEESSRKQDPGQSGSRPPRDKDSQGRSSGDSSYPVSRSPFQKEDSNIIVSRPIQRPARPNSGGGYQGNNRGSGQGGGYQGNRGPGQGGYQGNRGPGQGGGYQGNRGPGQGGGYQGNRGPGQQAGPGNRFGGSGPGNRSGGPGGRPMPITSAEVELSQARGSTGASKKKGHDKEKTSSDKRDFSGAENTKFFKQRFKKTKVVGVSGISVPKEITVLENVQVGELAKKMNLKPGDVIGKLMKMGMMVTINNIIDAETAALLADEYGCKVKVVSLYEETIIEEEKDNEGDYINRPPVVTIMGHVDHGKTKLLDTIRRSSVIDTESGGITQHIGAYQVKTARGLITFLDTPGHEAFTSMRARGAKVTDIVILVVAADDGVMPQTLEAISHAKAAEVPIIVAINKIDLPTANPDKIMQELANHGLQSEEWGGQTMYVKISARENIGIDKLLEVILLQAEVMDLKANPKRRAKGTIIEAKLDPGRGSVATVLIQNGTLRVGDPFVAGIFSGRVRAMYNDLGQLIEEAGPAFPAQVTGIDGVPDAGAPFDAMADEKEARNISQHRIEFEKIGNAGAAAGTASKVTLENMNEYIKLGALKELKVIIKADVRGSAEAIKESLEKLSTPEVKLNVIQSGAGAIVDMDVMLASASNALIIGFHVRANPKTIALAEKEQVQIKYYNIIYQVVDEIKLAMEGLLEPEKIEEVIGTAEIREIFKVSKIGNIAGCMVTSGKIQKSANVRVISDGMTKFDGKLKSLKRVKDDVNDVVSGFECGIQVDGYNDFKVGDTIEAYNVTVIKRKLE; encoded by the coding sequence ATGGAAGATAAAAATAAGACGATCAAGGAAACGCTTCAGGGCGCGGCAGATGCGGGAAAACGCAAAAAGCTGATCATTAAAAAGAAGGGGGACGAAAATTCGGCCTCTTCTCCCTCTGCATCTCCTAAGAAGGAAACGATTGCAGAATCTGCTCCCGCAAAGCCGGTAATACCATTGCCTTCAAGAGGCGATTCCGGCCAATCGCCGATTGTTCGCCCGGCTCCTTCTGCTTCTAAAGAAGTGAAATATGAGGAGTCTTCGAGGAAACAAGACCCCGGTCAAAGTGGTTCCAGGCCTCCGAGAGATAAAGATTCCCAAGGACGTTCAAGCGGAGATTCTTCCTATCCAGTTTCTCGTTCTCCTTTTCAAAAAGAAGATTCCAATATCATCGTATCTAGACCAATCCAAAGACCAGCTAGACCTAATTCGGGTGGTGGTTATCAGGGAAATAATCGCGGCTCCGGACAAGGCGGAGGGTACCAAGGAAACCGTGGACCAGGTCAGGGTGGTTATCAAGGCAATCGCGGGCCGGGACAAGGCGGCGGTTATCAAGGCAATCGCGGACCGGGGCAAGGTGGCGGTTATCAAGGCAATCGTGGACCAGGCCAACAAGCTGGACCTGGAAATCGTTTTGGCGGAAGCGGACCTGGAAATCGTTCCGGTGGTCCGGGCGGACGTCCGATGCCGATTACTTCTGCGGAAGTAGAACTTTCTCAAGCTAGAGGCTCTACCGGTGCGAGTAAAAAAAAGGGGCACGATAAGGAAAAAACCTCCTCTGATAAGAGGGATTTTTCCGGCGCGGAAAACACGAAATTCTTCAAACAAAGATTTAAAAAGACCAAGGTCGTGGGCGTTTCCGGGATCTCCGTTCCGAAAGAAATTACAGTATTAGAAAATGTGCAAGTAGGCGAACTCGCTAAAAAGATGAACTTAAAGCCCGGTGACGTCATCGGAAAACTCATGAAGATGGGAATGATGGTGACGATCAACAATATCATCGATGCAGAGACGGCTGCCCTTCTTGCGGATGAATACGGCTGTAAAGTGAAAGTGGTTTCCCTTTACGAAGAAACCATCATCGAAGAAGAAAAAGACAATGAAGGGGATTATATCAATCGTCCTCCGGTTGTTACCATCATGGGTCACGTGGATCACGGTAAGACCAAATTGCTCGATACGATTCGTAGAAGTTCCGTCATCGATACGGAATCGGGCGGAATTACGCAGCATATCGGTGCGTACCAGGTAAAAACTGCGCGCGGTCTTATTACTTTTTTGGATACTCCGGGTCACGAAGCTTTTACTTCCATGAGAGCCCGAGGGGCGAAAGTGACCGATATCGTAATTTTAGTCGTTGCGGCCGATGACGGAGTGATGCCTCAAACACTTGAGGCGATCAGTCACGCGAAAGCGGCCGAGGTTCCGATCATCGTTGCGATCAACAAGATCGATCTTCCGACGGCAAACCCGGACAAAATCATGCAGGAACTTGCCAATCACGGTCTTCAATCGGAGGAATGGGGTGGGCAAACGATGTATGTCAAAATTTCCGCTCGAGAAAACATAGGAATTGATAAACTTTTGGAAGTAATTCTCCTCCAAGCCGAGGTGATGGATCTCAAGGCAAATCCGAAACGAAGAGCAAAAGGAACCATCATAGAAGCGAAACTGGATCCGGGTCGTGGATCGGTGGCAACGGTTCTGATTCAGAACGGAACTCTTCGTGTGGGAGATCCTTTCGTTGCGGGAATTTTTTCCGGTCGCGTAAGAGCGATGTACAACGATCTCGGACAATTGATTGAGGAAGCAGGACCTGCATTCCCGGCTCAGGTGACCGGTATCGACGGAGTTCCGGATGCGGGCGCGCCGTTTGACGCGATGGCGGATGAAAAAGAAGCCAGAAATATTTCTCAACATAGAATCGAGTTCGAAAAAATCGGAAACGCGGGTGCCGCGGCCGGAACTGCTTCTAAGGTAACTCTTGAGAACATGAACGAGTATATTAAACTCGGCGCTTTGAAAGAACTCAAGGTTATCATCAAGGCGGACGTTCGCGGCTCCGCCGAGGCGATCAAGGAATCCTTGGAAAAACTTTCCACCCCGGAAGTGAAGTTGAACGTGATTCAATCCGGCGCGGGTGCGATTGTCGATATGGACGTTATGCTCGCTTCTGCTTCGAACGCTTTGATTATCGGTTTTCACGTGCGCGCAAATCCGAAAACGATCGCTCTTGCGGAAAAAGAGCAGGTTCAGATCAAGTATTACAATATCATCTATCAAGTTGTGGATGAGATCAAATTGGCGATGGAAGGACTTCTCGAACCGGAAAAGATTGAGGAAGTGATCGGAACCGCAGAAATTCGAGAGATCTTCAAGGTATCCAAGATCGGAAATATTGCCGGTTGTATGGTCACTTCCGGAAAAATCCAGAAGTCGGCGAATGTTCGCGTAATCAGCGACGGAATGACGAAATTCGACGGGAAACTGAAATCTCTCAAACGGGTCAAAGACGATGTCAACGACGTCGTATCCGGTTTCGAGTGCGGGATCCAAGTGGACGGATACAACGACTTTAAAGTCGGAGATACGATCGAAGCTTATAATGTAACCGTGATTAAGCGGAAGCTGGAATAG
- the rbfA gene encoding 30S ribosome-binding factor RbfA: MNPIRRRKIEAEAVRTVAMMILSGKVKDPRVHMVSVHRAEISDDGKNMKVFVTAICTDKKKLKVLSGLNSAAGLFQTTLSGKLGLRITPRMQFLWDEEYIQSLDESLRLTRKPTSAD, encoded by the coding sequence TTGAATCCGATCCGAAGAAGAAAAATCGAAGCGGAAGCCGTTCGTACCGTTGCGATGATGATTCTGTCGGGCAAAGTAAAAGATCCAAGGGTGCATATGGTTTCCGTACATCGTGCGGAAATCTCCGACGACGGGAAGAATATGAAAGTATTCGTAACCGCGATCTGCACGGACAAAAAAAAGTTAAAAGTATTATCCGGACTCAACAGCGCCGCCGGTTTATTTCAAACGACGTTATCCGGAAAGTTAGGACTTAGAATTACGCCTAGAATGCAATTTCTTTGGGATGAGGAATATATTCAGAGTTTGGATGAATCGCTCAGACTTACCAGAAAACCCACAAGTGCGGACTGA
- the truB gene encoding tRNA pseudouridine(55) synthase TruB: MTSSDLVVAVRKKLKFKKVGHTGTLDRAASGLMILPVGSCTSFSSVFLEKEKSYQAWVKPGESTDSGDKEGEILESLSKEQTEIWFREHREKLKDLFEQVPTWETQEAPELSALKVNGRRRSDLFREGVALVPAVRKIRVYQYELGIFSPELISFKIRVSAGTYIRKIVMDISDRVGFPLRLEKLVRTSIGKLNLNQADSYENLLEGKVNIHPPESILEFPTVEIPSTEVKNVLNGRKPKLEWIPGTEFLLVSPEGEILAWCRKEEHGIHELDYKYLRVFPKN, encoded by the coding sequence ATGACTTCTTCGGATCTTGTAGTAGCTGTCCGTAAAAAACTAAAATTCAAAAAGGTCGGTCATACGGGAACCTTGGATCGGGCCGCAAGCGGTCTTATGATTCTCCCTGTCGGAAGTTGTACTAGTTTTTCCAGTGTGTTCTTGGAAAAAGAAAAATCATATCAAGCCTGGGTCAAACCGGGAGAATCCACCGACTCTGGCGACAAGGAAGGTGAAATCTTAGAATCGCTTTCTAAAGAACAAACGGAAATTTGGTTTCGGGAACATCGGGAAAAACTAAAAGACTTATTCGAACAAGTTCCAACCTGGGAAACCCAGGAAGCTCCGGAGCTTTCCGCACTTAAGGTAAACGGAAGAAGAAGGTCGGATCTCTTTCGAGAAGGGGTAGCACTGGTTCCGGCCGTGCGAAAGATTCGAGTATATCAGTATGAACTCGGAATATTTTCTCCCGAATTGATTTCTTTTAAGATTCGAGTTTCTGCGGGAACTTACATCCGTAAGATTGTAATGGATATTTCCGATCGTGTCGGTTTCCCGCTTCGTTTGGAAAAATTGGTTCGCACGAGTATTGGCAAATTGAATTTGAACCAAGCCGATTCGTACGAAAATCTATTGGAAGGAAAAGTCAATATTCATCCCCCGGAGTCGATTTTGGAATTTCCCACCGTGGAAATTCCCAGCACAGAAGTGAAAAATGTGCTCAACGGGAGAAAACCAAAATTGGAATGGATTCCTGGCACGGAATTTCTTCTCGTTTCTCCCGAAGGGGAGATTCTTGCTTGGTGTAGAAAGGAAGAACATGGAATCCATGAGTTGGATTATAAATATTTAAGAGTCTTTCCTAAAAATTAG
- the rpsO gene encoding 30S ribosomal protein S15 has translation MIAAEQKKQIISNFARKAGDTGSTEVQIALIDARIKELNEHFKSHKKDFHSKTGLLRLVGKRKKLLDYLKRTELDRYKKLIETLGLRK, from the coding sequence ATGATAGCTGCTGAACAGAAAAAACAAATTATCAGTAATTTTGCCCGCAAAGCGGGAGATACGGGTTCCACTGAAGTGCAAATCGCTCTCATCGATGCGAGAATCAAGGAACTCAACGAACATTTCAAGTCTCATAAAAAAGATTTTCATTCTAAAACCGGTCTTTTAAGGCTCGTAGGCAAAAGAAAGAAACTTCTGGATTATCTTAAAAGAACCGAATTAGACCGTTATAAAAAACTAATCGAAACTCTCGGACTCCGTAAGTAA
- the pnp gene encoding polyribonucleotide nucleotidyltransferase, which produces MTHTISGQYGRDTIVLETGNWAKQAHGAVVYKSGNLVLLATVCAADDAKEGQDFFPLTCEYTEKLYSVGRFPGGYFKREAKPPEHEILISRIIDRPIRPLFPEGYFCEVQLQVQVLSADGDVSVAGHALNAASAALAVSDIPFNGPIAGARIGRINGELILNPTTKEIVNSDLDLVVAGTKTHIVMIEGEAKELSNEEMLSALRFAQKHIAEFVTLQEEYAKKIGVVKREVKLKARDVELLAKVKEYAFAKLTAANQTPDKTARNKEISNVNKEVVEFFKQTVEEENKIKDIKTYLHELEYEIVREQVLTKGTRFDGRKLDEIRPISVEINPLPGPHGSSVFTRGQTQSLGVVTLGTGSDNQRYETLEGQKEKSFMLHYNFPAFSVGEVRRSSGPGRREIGHGNLAERALKLVLPKSEEFPYVIRVVSEILESNGSSSMASVCSGSLALMAAGVPIKGSVSGIAMGLFSDSSGKYAVLSDIAGLEDHFGDMDCKIAGTRKGITAFQMDLKVTGVGFDVLESVFEQAQRGRFHILDIMEKHISKASDSLAGTAPRVIVRNIPKDRIGELIGPGGKNVRGISELTGAELYIEDDGRVTISGSNQESAEKAAKMVDGFFAEIEVGKIYEGKVKRIADFGAFVEILPGKEGLCHISKIDFKRVNSVKDIVKEGDIIRVKVLNVDKTGKIDLSRKDALEEEA; this is translated from the coding sequence ATGACACATACAATTTCCGGCCAATATGGCCGAGATACGATCGTTTTAGAAACCGGAAACTGGGCAAAACAAGCTCACGGTGCCGTCGTTTATAAATCCGGAAATCTAGTTCTGCTTGCCACTGTTTGTGCGGCTGATGATGCGAAAGAGGGACAAGATTTTTTCCCTCTTACCTGCGAATATACCGAAAAACTTTATTCCGTCGGTCGTTTTCCCGGAGGCTATTTTAAAAGGGAAGCCAAACCTCCTGAGCATGAAATTCTTATTTCCAGAATTATAGACAGACCCATTCGGCCTCTGTTTCCGGAAGGATATTTCTGCGAAGTACAGCTTCAGGTCCAGGTTCTTTCCGCGGACGGGGACGTTTCCGTTGCGGGACACGCGTTGAATGCCGCAAGCGCCGCATTAGCGGTTTCTGATATTCCTTTTAACGGACCGATTGCGGGTGCGAGAATCGGAAGAATCAACGGAGAGTTGATTTTAAATCCGACTACGAAAGAAATCGTGAATTCCGATTTGGATCTGGTTGTTGCCGGAACTAAAACTCATATCGTCATGATTGAGGGAGAAGCGAAAGAACTCAGTAACGAAGAAATGCTTTCGGCTCTTCGTTTCGCTCAAAAGCATATCGCCGAATTTGTGACTCTTCAGGAAGAATATGCAAAAAAAATCGGAGTTGTCAAACGCGAAGTTAAGTTGAAAGCCCGGGACGTTGAACTTCTTGCTAAAGTAAAGGAATATGCGTTTGCAAAACTAACCGCCGCAAATCAAACTCCCGACAAAACCGCTCGTAATAAAGAAATCTCTAATGTGAACAAAGAAGTTGTCGAGTTCTTCAAACAAACCGTAGAAGAAGAGAACAAGATCAAAGATATCAAAACGTATCTTCACGAATTGGAATACGAAATCGTGCGTGAACAGGTCCTCACGAAAGGAACGCGTTTCGACGGAAGAAAGTTAGACGAAATTCGTCCCATTTCCGTAGAAATCAATCCGCTTCCGGGTCCTCACGGTTCTTCCGTTTTTACTAGGGGACAGACTCAATCTTTAGGGGTTGTGACTTTAGGAACGGGATCTGACAATCAGAGATACGAAACTTTGGAAGGTCAAAAAGAAAAATCCTTCATGTTGCATTATAACTTTCCTGCGTTTTCTGTGGGGGAGGTTCGTAGGTCTTCCGGTCCCGGGAGAAGGGAAATCGGGCATGGAAATTTGGCGGAACGAGCTCTCAAATTGGTTCTTCCTAAGTCGGAGGAATTTCCGTATGTGATCCGTGTCGTATCCGAAATTTTAGAATCCAACGGTTCCAGTTCTATGGCCTCCGTTTGTTCCGGTTCTTTGGCGCTCATGGCTGCGGGTGTTCCTATTAAAGGAAGCGTTTCCGGAATTGCGATGGGACTTTTTTCGGATTCTTCCGGTAAATACGCGGTGTTATCCGATATTGCCGGTTTGGAAGATCATTTCGGAGATATGGATTGTAAGATTGCCGGAACCAGAAAAGGGATCACCGCATTTCAGATGGATTTGAAAGTGACCGGTGTCGGTTTCGACGTTTTAGAAAGTGTATTCGAACAGGCACAAAGAGGAAGATTCCATATCTTGGATATTATGGAAAAACATATTTCCAAGGCTTCCGATAGTTTAGCCGGAACTGCTCCTAGAGTTATCGTTCGAAATATACCTAAGGATAGAATCGGCGAACTCATCGGTCCGGGCGGTAAAAACGTTCGAGGAATCAGCGAGCTTACGGGAGCGGAACTTTATATAGAAGACGACGGAAGAGTTACAATCTCCGGCTCCAATCAAGAATCCGCGGAAAAAGCGGCGAAGATGGTGGATGGATTTTTCGCAGAGATCGAAGTAGGAAAGATATACGAAGGAAAAGTGAAACGGATTGCGGATTTCGGAGCGTTCGTCGAGATTCTTCCCGGTAAGGAAGGTCTTTGTCATATCTCTAAGATCGATTTTAAAAGAGTAAATTCCGTGAAAGATATTGTCAAAGAAGGCGATATCATTCGAGTCAAGGTTTTGAATGTGGATAAAACTGGAAAGATTGATCTCTCCAGAAAAGACGCTCTCGAAGAAGAAGCATAA
- a CDS encoding M16 family metallopeptidase: protein MQEPSQLVYRKVLPGGITALFQQAPHTVSASAGVFVRVGSRHESTKNAGYCHFLEHMLFKDTAKRTAKQQAEDIERVGGFTNAATSREYTYFHVSLAAKHIDLGLELLAEMIYEPLLKQSDIESEAGVILEELQGYEDSPEDYIHDFYYQNFFPKNSLGRDIIGTRESVSGVDHRRLLEFYNTHYHTENMFLSISGNFEPDEIFSIAGKYFNRLRKKKKDIDALSLPKKQWGYFPKKKKLEQVYFVLGGEGFAREFHNASLASLFTHILGGGTSSRLFQKVREEKGLCYQITAYPSSYIDVGINSVVCSTSKEKFVACLETISDEIKSILDRGITERELLDAQSNHEGALSISYEQTESRMNTIALMELYYGRNYSYEERVKEIYSITLEDLNRFARSVFGIPKLHISALGNLGLKEEKAVQRLFSL, encoded by the coding sequence GTGCAGGAACCTTCACAGTTAGTCTATAGAAAAGTTCTGCCCGGGGGAATTACGGCCCTCTTTCAACAAGCCCCCCATACAGTCAGCGCTTCAGCAGGAGTTTTTGTCCGTGTCGGCTCCAGACACGAATCTACCAAGAATGCCGGTTATTGTCATTTTTTGGAGCACATGCTTTTCAAGGATACGGCTAAACGGACTGCTAAACAACAGGCCGAGGACATCGAGAGGGTGGGCGGGTTTACCAATGCCGCTACTTCCAGAGAATACACTTACTTTCACGTAAGCCTAGCGGCAAAACATATCGATCTCGGCTTAGAATTATTAGCCGAAATGATCTATGAACCCTTGCTGAAACAATCAGACATAGAAAGCGAGGCAGGAGTGATTTTGGAGGAGCTTCAAGGTTACGAGGATTCTCCGGAGGATTATATTCACGATTTCTACTATCAGAACTTTTTTCCTAAAAATTCTCTGGGACGGGACATCATCGGGACGAGAGAGTCCGTTTCCGGAGTCGATCATAGAAGATTATTAGAATTTTATAATACGCATTATCATACGGAAAATATGTTTCTTTCGATTTCCGGAAACTTCGAACCAGACGAGATTTTTTCGATTGCCGGAAAGTATTTTAATAGACTCAGAAAGAAAAAGAAAGATATCGATGCACTTTCCTTACCCAAGAAACAATGGGGTTACTTTCCAAAAAAGAAAAAACTGGAACAGGTTTATTTCGTTTTAGGCGGAGAGGGGTTTGCAAGAGAATTTCACAATGCTTCTTTGGCGAGCCTGTTCACTCACATCTTAGGCGGTGGAACTTCTTCCAGACTTTTTCAAAAAGTTAGGGAAGAAAAAGGACTTTGTTATCAGATCACCGCCTATCCTTCCTCTTATATAGACGTAGGTATCAATAGCGTCGTTTGTTCCACTTCCAAGGAGAAATTCGTTGCTTGTTTGGAAACGATCTCCGACGAGATCAAATCTATTTTGGATCGTGGAATCACCGAAAGGGAACTTCTGGATGCGCAGTCCAATCACGAAGGCGCTCTTTCGATCAGCTACGAACAAACCGAATCTCGTATGAATACGATTGCGCTGATGGAATTGTACTATGGCCGTAATTATTCCTACGAAGAAAGAGTGAAAGAAATCTACTCCATCACTTTAGAGGATTTGAATCGTTTTGCAAGGTCGGTCTTTGGGATTCCCAAATTACATATTTCCGCGCTCGGGAATTTGGGTTTGAAAGAAGAGAAAGCAGTTCAAAGACTTTTTTCTTTGTAA
- a CDS encoding LIC12298 family protein yields the protein MIIRSLQESANYQRKRGGLPGAGPNWKERTRAGESNLKSFADYLEEAFEGEIVQKGTWFSDSLSELSKNNLKRI from the coding sequence ATGATCATTCGATCTTTGCAAGAATCAGCCAACTACCAGAGAAAACGTGGTGGCCTCCCCGGAGCTGGTCCGAACTGGAAGGAACGGACTCGCGCCGGAGAGTCAAATTTAAAATCCTTTGCGGATTATCTGGAAGAAGCGTTCGAAGGGGAAATCGTTCAAAAAGGGACCTGGTTTTCAGATTCTCTTTCCGAGCTGAGTAAAAATAATCTGAAGCGGATTTGA
- a CDS encoding JAB domain-containing protein — MKSSGKLSEKLSPFPDPRTRIAYEAESLEDWELLAVLLGRGNRAQPIEELSREILHQSKGFGGLLQKQVSDLRKIPGVGIAKATTLLAAVEFARRLKWEALKGRRYSSEQLLNFLATSLIPKNRECFVLITLSPEGAVLRAEIVAVGSLEEVGVQTRDLLKIILNDAASSVIIAHNHPESSSKPSEEDLWIFENFGRLLDMIGLELLDQWIFGIDGIYSCKKGKVLQARAKC; from the coding sequence TTGAAATCTAGCGGGAAACTTTCTGAAAAGTTGAGTCCTTTTCCCGATCCCAGAACGCGGATCGCGTACGAAGCCGAATCCCTAGAAGATTGGGAACTTTTGGCGGTACTTCTGGGAAGAGGGAATCGGGCTCAGCCGATCGAAGAACTCAGTCGCGAAATTTTACACCAAAGCAAAGGCTTCGGTGGTCTGCTTCAAAAACAGGTTTCGGATCTTCGTAAAATTCCAGGGGTGGGAATTGCCAAAGCAACTACTTTACTTGCGGCTGTCGAATTTGCGAGACGCCTTAAATGGGAAGCTCTGAAGGGCAGGCGTTATTCTTCCGAACAGCTTCTTAATTTTCTCGCCACCAGTTTGATCCCTAAAAACAGAGAATGTTTTGTGCTTATCACTCTTTCTCCGGAAGGTGCGGTTCTACGAGCAGAGATCGTTGCGGTAGGGAGTTTGGAGGAAGTGGGAGTACAGACCAGAGATCTTTTGAAGATCATTTTAAACGATGCGGCATCTTCCGTCATCATTGCGCACAATCATCCCGAATCTAGTTCTAAACCAAGTGAAGAAGACCTTTGGATCTTTGAGAATTTTGGAAGACTTCTTGACATGATCGGTTTGGAGCTTTTGGATCAATGGATTTTTGGAATTGACGGGATCTATTCCTGTAAGAAAGGTAAGGTTCTTCAGGCGCGAGCGAAGTGTTGA
- a CDS encoding ABC transporter permease: MLKSLPILWILVKRDYALQFAGSSLGISWMLVQNLSLILIYTIVFLFLQLKGNPGSASDFIGYTFSGLLFWIPLQEYMIRGTSILTENRQLIKRSPLGPEIFLWIPYVQMLIHFTVTAVPVLIVLIVLGKLNIILFPVSIFVILAVGYLLSFIQGYLARANVILRDITPLIRLVSQFFFWSLPILYLSTGFLHSINVWNPLNFPLELFRFFLLNDFVTVFHWKEFIPYLILFPLIGILSRSKFHSVILDHL; encoded by the coding sequence GTGTTGAAAAGTTTACCGATTCTTTGGATATTAGTAAAGAGGGATTACGCCTTACAATTTGCAGGAAGTTCCCTCGGAATCTCCTGGATGCTTGTTCAAAATCTCAGTTTGATTCTGATCTATACGATCGTCTTTTTATTTCTTCAGCTAAAAGGAAATCCGGGATCGGCTTCTGATTTTATCGGGTACACATTCAGCGGACTCTTATTTTGGATTCCTCTCCAGGAATATATGATTCGAGGAACCTCGATTCTTACAGAGAATCGACAGTTGATCAAAAGATCCCCTCTGGGGCCGGAGATTTTTCTCTGGATTCCTTACGTTCAAATGCTCATTCACTTTACGGTGACCGCGGTTCCGGTTTTGATCGTATTAATCGTTTTAGGAAAATTGAATATAATTTTATTTCCTGTTTCGATTTTTGTGATACTTGCCGTAGGATATTTACTTTCTTTTATTCAGGGATATTTGGCGAGGGCGAACGTTATTTTAAGGGATATTACACCTCTCATTCGTCTTGTCTCTCAATTTTTCTTTTGGTCGTTACCGATCTTGTATTTGTCCACGGGTTTTTTACATTCGATCAACGTTTGGAATCCTCTCAATTTTCCTCTCGAACTCTTTCGATTTTTTTTGTTAAACGATTTTGTTACGGTTTTTCATTGGAAAGAATTTATTCCTTACTTGATTTTATTTCCTTTGATCGGAATTTTGAGTCGTTCTAAGTTTCATTCCGTCATTTTGGATCATCTTTGA
- a CDS encoding ABC transporter ATP-binding protein: protein MSLKVENLNKVYAGYSGPFQRILNVLSLGFLGNDVKFDALKNVSFQVSPGEIVGLIGRNGAGKSTLLKVLTGVSSYASGKILRTGSLRSILELGVGFNPELSGEENLYYNGLVWGLSPDEIRSSMDEIFEFSGLQEFKNIPIKQYSSGMVMRLGFALATFSRPDILIVDEALAVGDASFQQKCLRRFRSFQEQGTMTLIVSHDLELLKSVCSRVLILEKGKLVFDGNPVDGFREYMQIIAGSASERESVFPFPKDSIVESLFVDLDLIELYPRNLPMQDLQQAPDRISRSRAEGLKYKDRTNPQIFPVGSEVEISVRVIFKRNIPDLTVGFHIDDSRGIRVFGTNTYHLGNSLKNIHAGESVSANFRLPLNFSAGKYSLGIALHEGDSHVENSYLWKDGILSFELERFNLPKFEGVAWLPVQSRFKKDTSF, encoded by the coding sequence TTGAGTTTAAAAGTAGAAAATCTAAATAAGGTTTACGCCGGTTATAGCGGGCCTTTTCAAAGAATTTTAAATGTTCTTTCTCTCGGATTTTTAGGAAACGACGTCAAATTCGACGCTCTTAAAAACGTAAGTTTTCAAGTTTCTCCGGGAGAAATCGTGGGTTTGATCGGAAGAAACGGCGCCGGAAAATCCACTCTTTTGAAAGTTCTCACGGGTGTGTCGTCTTACGCGTCCGGAAAAATTTTAAGAACTGGATCTCTTCGTTCCATTCTGGAACTCGGGGTGGGATTTAATCCGGAACTTTCGGGAGAAGAGAATCTCTACTACAATGGTCTTGTTTGGGGACTCAGTCCGGACGAAATCCGATCCTCCATGGACGAAATTTTCGAATTTTCCGGTCTACAAGAATTTAAGAATATTCCAATTAAACAATATTCTTCCGGAATGGTCATGCGTCTCGGGTTTGCTCTTGCGACTTTTTCAAGACCCGACATTCTCATCGTGGACGAGGCTCTCGCTGTGGGTGACGCGAGTTTTCAGCAAAAATGCCTTAGGCGTTTTCGTTCCTTCCAGGAACAGGGAACTATGACTCTGATTGTAAGTCATGATCTTGAACTTTTAAAATCGGTATGTTCCCGTGTTTTGATTTTGGAGAAAGGCAAATTGGTTTTCGACGGGAATCCCGTAGATGGTTTTCGGGAATACATGCAAATCATCGCAGGTTCGGCGAGCGAGCGAGAATCCGTTTTTCCATTTCCAAAAGATTCTATTGTAGAAAGTCTTTTTGTGGATTTGGATCTTATAGAATTATATCCAAGAAATTTGCCGATGCAAGATTTGCAACAAGCTCCGGATCGAATCAGTCGGAGCCGTGCAGAGGGTTTGAAATACAAGGATCGGACGAACCCGCAAATTTTTCCCGTGGGTTCCGAAGTGGAAATTTCAGTCCGTGTAATATTTAAGAGGAATATTCCGGATCTCACCGTAGGTTTTCATATAGACGACTCTCGGGGAATTCGTGTTTTTGGAACGAACACATATCATCTCGGGAATTCGCTGAAAAATATTCATGCGGGGGAATCCGTTTCGGCGAACTTCCGACTTCCCTTGAATTTTTCTGCGGGCAAATACTCTCTCGGCATCGCCTTACACGAAGGAGATAGTCATGTCGAGAATAGTTATCTCTGGAAAGACGGAATTCTTTCCTTCGAGTTGGAACGTTTCAATTTGCCTAAATTTGAAGGGGTTGCTTGGCTTCCGGTACAAAGTAGATTCAAAAAAGACACTTCTTTCTGA